In Pseudemcibacter aquimaris, the sequence AGCACAGGCAGGCCAACCCCTAATGCTTCGATGCACGTTGTATGTGCCCCACAAATAAAGCTATCGAGTAATAAATCTGAACATATAAACCTAGATAAATGTTCTGTATTTTCAACCCTTCCCGAAATATAAAGTCTATTCGGGTCTATGCCATTATCCTGTAATTTTTGTTTTACATTTTCGATTGTTTCATCATTTTCCAACATTAACCAAAGTACACTATCCTCTGCCCTTCTTAATATTTCGCACCAAGCAAGAAATGTTGCTTCATCAATTTTCCAGCTGTTATTGAAACTACAAAAAACAAACTTATCTTCCGGAATATTCCAATAATCCCGTCCAAGTTCCTTGGCTTCGTCACCCTGAATATTTGGAAAGAAATAACTATTCGGCATCCTTAGTGGCATTTCAGTATAATGATCTTCCAATTCAGCTGGCGCAATTACATGATCCGTTAAAGCATAATCATTCCATGTTGCTCCAGTCGTACAAGGTGTTCCAAGCCAAGCAATTTGAATTGGGGCCGGTTTTTGAGCAAGCACCCCCATACGGCGATTTCCGACAAACCCGTCCAGATCAATAAGTACATCCATTTCAGTTGATGCAATTTTCTCTGCCATTTCCTGATCGGTCATTGAAATTAGCTCATGCACATAATCACAATCGCCTGATATTTTTTCATAATGCGTACAGGTTTGGTCAGGATTTACAGGGAAAATATGAATTTCGACGACATCACGATCAAAGAGATCAAAGAAATTAAAAAGTACATAAGCCGTTACATGCCTAGATAAACAAGAAGAAAAAAAGCCGAGCTTAATTTTACCCTTCTTTTTTACCTGCTTAGCTTCAGTATGATATTGAGTAAAGGTAACACCCGAGCGTTCCATTATATCAATAAATTTTTTGCATTCATTTTCCGCCAAGTCACGCATAAAACTGCCATTTTCGATGAACTTCATTGCGTCATAAACAGTTAATGGGGCCGCTTCACCTGTCTGCATTAAATTTGAACTTATGGAATATAATTTATCATCAAGCTTTTTCGCATCATCCCACATACACATATCATGATAACAACGGTGCAATTTGACCATATTATTAATATTTGTGGGATCTTGTTCGAATATGTGTTCAAAACAATCCATTGCGAGGTTTGTTTTAAATTGTAATTTATAACAATCCCCCAACACCATCCAGGCATCAGTTAAGTTAGGATCCTGATCAACAAGATATTTACATATTTCTTCGGTACTTTTAAAATTTCTTAGCTCGATTTGAACGCGTGCATATTTCACCAATAGTTCAGTGCCAATACCATTTCCGGCTCTGCGTATGGCTTCTTCAAAACTGTTTTTCGCTAATAAAAAATCGCCCGTTGCAAAAGAGGCATGCCCAAGCATTTCATAAGCCAGCCAAAAATCAGGCGCATTCTTACAAACACTTAAAAAACATTCTTTCGCCTTAAAGTTGTTTTTTGCTTTATAATATTTAAGCCCTTCTTCAAAAAGAGATCTGACATTCGTAGACATGTTTTTCTTGTTTCTTTATTTTTCTAATATATGTATCAGTATTTCTTCAAAATCGCGAACCCACCTTTTTTGATCGAATAAAGGTAATTCATCTTTATTTTCTTTCAGATGATTTTTCAATCTTTCCAGCTCGCCATCCTTTGTCGCAATTTCAATAGCACGTTCGATATATTCGTCTTTGGAATTTGTTATGCAATCTTCCATATCAGCAGCTTTGATAATACTTGCTGCTACCCTACCATGAAATGTTGTGCCTATTTTAGTTAGTACGGGAAGTTCTGCATATAATGCTTCCGTACATGTTGTATGTGCCCCGCAAATAAAACTATCCAGCATTAAATCTGCATGATCAAAACGGGCAAGATGAATATCATTTTGAACACGGCCGGTACAATGTAACCGATTACTATCTACCCCATTTTCTTCCAATGTATCTTTTATGTTTGTAATTGCCTGCTCATCTTCAAGAAACAACCAAAGAATACTGTTTTCCACTTTCTTCAATATCTCGCACCATGCCAAGAATGTCTCTTTGTCAATTTTCCAACTAATATTAAAACTGGCAAAAACGAATTTGCCTTCTGGCAAATTCCAATATGCACGGTCTTTTACACTTCTTTTTAAAGACGACATTGAATTGAAAAAATACGAATGCGGCATCCGCAATATTTTTTCAGTATATTGATATTCTAGCTCTTTAGGCGCGATAATATTATCAATCAAAACATAATCAATCCACGGTGCACCAGCTGTCGCCGGCGTCCCCATCCAAGCAATCTGGATTGGTGCTGGTTTTTGGCTAAACACACCACGTCTTTTAGCGCCCACAAAACCATCCAGATCAACCAGAACATCAAGAGAATGTTTTTTTATAACATCCACCATTTCTTCATCACTTTGTGAATTAAATTCAATCAGGTTTTCTGCACTTTTACTGATTTTTTGATAATTAGGGCATTGGTGATCTGGGTTAACCGCATACACAATAACGTCAAATTTCGCTTGATCAAAATGTTCAAAAAAACTGTTTAAAACAATGGCGGTGACATGCTTTGATAAGGCAGCAGAAAGAAAGCCAACCTTTATTCTTTCTTCTTTTTTTGTTATTCTTATACCGTGGAATATTGTGGTAACTCCACCCCCATTTTTTTCTGAATTTCAATATACGCATTGCTAAGATTAACCGCAATTTTCTTCATAAAATCAGCATTTTCTGAAAACATTAAAGCCGAATGAATATCAACGGGCGATGCCATTCCGGTTTCAAATATTTCTTCGCAAAAATCGATCAGCCTGTTATCGACTCCTTCTGCTTTATCCCATAAACAGATACTATGATAACAACCGCTTAATTTCGTTAGCGTTGAATAATCATTCGGTGTTTTCTCAATGATTTTTCCATAACATTTTATTGCATCTGTCTGATTATGCTTTGCGCGGTACATATCCCCCAGAGTTTTTAAAGCGGGCATATATCCAGGATCTTTTTCAAGGATCATTTTACAAAAATGTTCGCACCCTGCTTCATCATTAATATCCAGCAATAAATTTGCATATAAACCAAGCTGCTGACTTGTTGCGCCGTTAGGAGAATTTTTTATTGAATTTTCGTATTGAAATTTTGCCTTGGCAAAATCCCCGAGCAAATAATAACAATATCCCAATATCTCTGATACTTTTGGATCATTAGGGGCTATTACATTGGCTTTTTCAAAACACTCTTTGGCCTCGAACAGTTTTTTACTTTTAAAATGGCCCATACCAAGTTGATATAACCTTCTAACATCAGACATTCAGCATAAACCCTTATTTTGGGTAATTTCTTGTAATATTTGTTCCCAATCTTTTACCCATTGTCTTTGGTCAAATACAGGCAAATCATTTTTATTTTCACTTAAATGATTTTTAAGTCGCGCCAATTCTTCTGCAGAATTGCCAATTTCAATACCCCTTTCAACAAACTCATCAATAGTATGGGTAATCAAACTATCCAGTTTCCCGGCCGATAAAATACTAGCTGCGACCCGGGAAATAAATGTTTCCCCAATTTTTGTTAACACTGGAAGATGAGCATAAAGCGCCTCCACACAGGTCGTATGTGCATTGCAAACAAAACAGTCAAGCATCAAATCAGCATGTTGCAATCGTGACAAATGATCTTCATTTGATAGTCTATCCGCAATAATTAACCTATCTGCATCCACGCCCTGCTGTTTCATTTCTTTACGAAGATTTTTAAGCGTCATTTCATCATCAACAAGAATCCATAGAACACTATTTTCAACACCCTTTAAGATTGAACACCATGCTTGAAATGATGTTTGATCAATTTTACGGCTAATATTGAAACTCGCGAAAATGAATTTATCGGTTGGCAAATTCCAATCTTCTTTTTTGCTTTCTATTAATGGCAAGGATGTACAGCTATTAAAGAAAAAGCTATTTGGCATTCTAAGTATTTCTTCAGTATAATGATTTTCAAGCTCTATCGGTACGATCACATCATCAACCAATATATAATCCATCCACGGCGCACCAGATGTCACCGGTGTCCCCAGCCAAGTAACTTGAACCGGCGCCGGTTTCAATAAAAACACGCCCGGCTGGCTTCTGCTGATTTCACCATCCAGATCAATCAATACATCAATTTCATGACTTTGGATAAATTCTGCAACTTCCAATTCACTTTTTGAACTTAATTCATAAATATGCGCGCCGGACGATGAAATCTTGTCATAATACGGACATTCCCCTTTAACATTTAGGGCGTATATAAAGACTTCAAATTTATCATAATCATGATGCCTGAACAAATCTTGCACCAAAAACGCTGTTGCATGTCTTTTTAATGCTGATGAAACATAACCAACTTTAATGCGACCATGATTATCTCTACTAGGTCTTTGTTGTAGAAATATACCACTTGCTTGTTGTTTTTTTTTCATATGAAAACAACGATTTTCAGCTAATTCCTTAAAAAGAAAACCATCAATATCTAAAAAGAATGCAGAATGGACATTTAGCGGCGAAGGTTCTCCTATCGCCATTTTAGACTTCGAAATTTCAACTAACTTACTATCAACTTCTTTCGCCTTATCCCACATACAAAGACTATGATAGCTGAAACTAAGACGGGTTAAAATATTAGGGTCATCTTTTACAATTTCTCTAACTTTTTCAAAACATTTTACCGCTTCATTTAATTGAAAAAATGCATTGTAACACCCCCCTAGATTAGTCCACGCCTCTGCGGAATTTTTATCACGATATATGATCTGTCGGAATATTTTTATCGCCTCTTTGCTATCACCTGTTTTTCTTAAAATAAGACCGTAATTATTTAAAAACTGAAGGGACGGTTTTTCTATTGAATATTTAAGGGAAATTTCAAAATAAATTCGCGCTTCTTTAAAATTGCCAAGCTGCGCTAACAGAACAGCAAGCATTCTAGCAATTTGCGGATCATTTGGCACAAGTTTACTGGCCTTTAAGAAGATATCTTTTGCTTCTATAAATTTTTGTTGTCTATATAATTCAACACCCTGTTGATATAATTCTTCAACATTATTCATTCAATTATTCCAACTACATATTTCTCTTTTGGATCATCGATTTCTATCAC encodes:
- a CDS encoding glycosyltransferase family 41 protein; translation: MSTNVRSLFEEGLKYYKAKNNFKAKECFLSVCKNAPDFWLAYEMLGHASFATGDFLLAKNSFEEAIRRAGNGIGTELLVKYARVQIELRNFKSTEEICKYLVDQDPNLTDAWMVLGDCYKLQFKTNLAMDCFEHIFEQDPTNINNMVKLHRCYHDMCMWDDAKKLDDKLYSISSNLMQTGEAAPLTVYDAMKFIENGSFMRDLAENECKKFIDIMERSGVTFTQYHTEAKQVKKKGKIKLGFFSSCLSRHVTAYVLFNFFDLFDRDVVEIHIFPVNPDQTCTHYEKISGDCDYVHELISMTDQEMAEKIASTEMDVLIDLDGFVGNRRMGVLAQKPAPIQIAWLGTPCTTGATWNDYALTDHVIAPAELEDHYTEMPLRMPNSYFFPNIQGDEAKELGRDYWNIPEDKFVFCSFNNSWKIDEATFLAWCEILRRAEDSVLWLMLENDETIENVKQKLQDNGIDPNRLYISGRVENTEHLSRFICSDLLLDSFICGAHTTCIEALGVGLPVLAKIGKPFYSRVSSSMLSAADLESLITHTKEEYIERAVEIAKNPDTLAALKTHLKENKDTLPLFDQKKWVKDFEDILVSVVKREK
- a CDS encoding tetratricopeptide repeat protein; translated protein: MSDVRRLYQLGMGHFKSKKLFEAKECFEKANVIAPNDPKVSEILGYCYYLLGDFAKAKFQYENSIKNSPNGATSQQLGLYANLLLDINDEAGCEHFCKMILEKDPGYMPALKTLGDMYRAKHNQTDAIKCYGKIIEKTPNDYSTLTKLSGCYHSICLWDKAEGVDNRLIDFCEEIFETGMASPVDIHSALMFSENADFMKKIAVNLSNAYIEIQKKMGVELPQYSTV
- a CDS encoding tetratricopeptide repeat protein, producing MNNVEELYQQGVELYRQQKFIEAKDIFLKASKLVPNDPQIARMLAVLLAQLGNFKEARIYFEISLKYSIEKPSLQFLNNYGLILRKTGDSKEAIKIFRQIIYRDKNSAEAWTNLGGCYNAFFQLNEAVKCFEKVREIVKDDPNILTRLSFSYHSLCMWDKAKEVDSKLVEISKSKMAIGEPSPLNVHSAFFLDIDGFLFKELAENRCFHMKKKQQASGIFLQQRPSRDNHGRIKVGYVSSALKRHATAFLVQDLFRHHDYDKFEVFIYALNVKGECPYYDKISSSGAHIYELSSKSELEVAEFIQSHEIDVLIDLDGEISRSQPGVFLLKPAPVQVTWLGTPVTSGAPWMDYILVDDVIVPIELENHYTEEILRMPNSFFFNSCTSLPLIESKKEDWNLPTDKFIFASFNISRKIDQTSFQAWCSILKGVENSVLWILVDDEMTLKNLRKEMKQQGVDADRLIIADRLSNEDHLSRLQHADLMLDCFVCNAHTTCVEALYAHLPVLTKIGETFISRVAASILSAGKLDSLITHTIDEFVERGIEIGNSAEELARLKNHLSENKNDLPVFDQRQWVKDWEQILQEITQNKGLC